TCGCGTCTGTTGGCCTTTCCATGATTGTCCACACCAGGCTAGGCATTGTCTTAAGATAACGCAAGATGTCCAGATGTGCGACTTGTGCTCGAGATCGATGAGGTCTAATTTACCTTGGTCTTTGGTTTGGTACTAGAACGTAAGAACTGCcattgtacggagtagcatggttcttcttctggctAATTCCATCACCAATTCATCAATGCAGGGGTCTCGAGGATGTGACATGTCTTCATCTAGGCTTGGCTCCGTAGAGAGCTTTACAATCTGTTCCTGATACCCAGCATCTTTGCAACAATGGAGTATCTGATCATATTTAGTGCAGTTCGATGAAGACTACAGTCTGGATGGGATtaaccccccccctccaCAGTGGATCTGCCAGCGTCAACAGTGCTAACCCGTATTTTTAAGCATCGAACAATGCCATCACCCACACTCTGATCTTACCCCTAATTGGactataaaaaaaaaagaaaccggATGTTAGGTGGAATTGTCCCCTGGGAAAAGCAGTAGGGCGATATTTCGAGCAAAGGAGTACGATTGAAGATTTCTGGTGTTATAAAAACACACTCAGCTGTGCAGAAATGGGTCGAATCGACAAAGCCACGACTGAATAGGAAATCCGATGATCATCTTAACCCCGCTTTCCAAGTGGACTATTGTCGTCCGTACAATTTTCAACAGGCCGGCAAAGAACCACGGCAAAGCAACCGAGACATCGTGTAGAACAACACCTCTCACATAAAGTCCTGCGTGGAACGACAAAATCCCATAATCCAGACCATTTCCAAGGCAGCGTTCGCATTCTGACCGAGTTCAGCTTTCTCCCTTTTCTGTCAGACAAGTGCAACTACAAGGATCACCCTGAGGGAAATACAGCATACGGAAAATACCCACACTCCTGCGGGGTAAATTGTTGTGACCACCATCTCTTCCACTTTCAACCATGCCCGAAATCAAAGCGACGGCTCTCGAGGCTCTACGGAGTAACCTCAAGGCCGCAACAATCTACACACCTGAATCAGAGGGTTACAAAGATGTCCTAGTCCGCTGGTCCGACACTGGAATGAAATATGCGGTAAGGAACCATGAACCGTTCAAACCAGAGAACCGACTGATAAGTTTCAGGGTGTCGTAGTCCAACCCACTGAAGCGTTGGACATCTCGGCCACGCTGTTGTGGGCACAGCAGCATAGTGTTGATCTTGCTGTGAAATGTGGAGGTCATTCAGTCGCTGGCACAAGCTCAAGTGAGGGAGGTCTGGTGATTGACCTGTCGCGCATGAACCAAGTGACGGTGGATACCGAGCAGAAGACTATCACCGCCCAAGGTGGAGCGACCTGGAAGGAAGTCGACGAAACCGGTGCAGCCCACGATTTGGCGGCCGTGGGGGGGACCGTGAACCACACCGGCGTCGGAGGACTCACGCTAGGGGGTGGTTATGGCTGGCTGAGCGGAGAGTATGGCCTTGCTATTGACAATCTCCTATCGGCGACCGTCGTTTTAGCCGATGGTCGTATTGTCACGGCCTCTGCCACCGAGAATGTCGACCTGTTTTGGGGATTGCGAGGTGCAGGATACAACTTTGGCGTTGTGGCAGACTTCACCTACCAAGCCCATGACCAGAAAGACCCAGTGTATTCTGGCCTCCTTGGATTCGCTCCTGATAAGCTGGAAGGAATTATCGAGGCTTTGAATGAATCCCTCGCCAATCCTGACTCTCGCTTTGGTGCGATTTGCAGTTTAACGATGGCGCCAGATGGATCGGGGCCGATGGTCATTGTGATTGGCTTTTTCAATGGTCCCCGCGAGGAAGGCCAAAAGAAATTCGCTCGCTTCACAGCCCTTGAGCCGGTTTTGAACACCCTTGATATGATCCCATACTCTATGGTAAACGCTCTACAGAACCCCGTTGTGACATACGGTGATCGAAAGTCTTTTAAAGGTATTTTCTACGAGCCGCCACTCGATCCTCAATTTGCGAGGGTGATCTTCAATGACTTCATAGCCAAGATTGAGAGTGAACCAGATCTCAAGGCGTCTGCCATCATCCTCGAGTTTTTTGATATGCGCAAGATTTGCCAAGTGCCGCTGACCGCAACCGCGATGGCAAGCCGAAATTCGACTCAGAATGGCATCGTTTTTCTAAGATGGACCGACTCATCCAAAGATCTGGAGCATCGCGCTTGGGCACGAGAAGCCCAGTCCAAGTGGAAAGTGGAATTGGATGCCAGAACCAAAGACCGGGGTGTGGATTTGGACGTTCCTCAGTACATCAACTACGCAGAACGTGAGTTCGACTGGCCCCCGGATAGTTGTACCTTGATAGAAACTAACATCATACGCAGCGGGTGACTCGGTGGTAAGCAATATCTACGGCGTGAACCTCGAGAGACTGGAAGAGGTGAAGTCGAAGTACGACCCAAAGAACGTTTTTCACAAAATGCAGCCAATTTCAAAGGGCGCATCCTTAGGCAAGAAGGAATAGGATGAGCGAGGACCTTAAAATGAAAATAAAGGCGGAtggcctcttttttttttcaaatcgTTTCTGAGTCTTTCTctcctgaaaaaaaaaaaaaaacggtgTTTTGTTCTTAGCGTTTTGCTGCCCCCTACTACGAGGATGCAAAGATAAAGGATCGCACAAAAATGGACCAAGTCGTAGTTTTATTGACAACTAGGAGCATCGAGAAAAAATCGCAACATAGTGAGGAATGGGGAACTTATTTAGCGACATGTCATACTCAGAGGTGTGAAGCAATGTGATATTTGACGGCCTTCACAGTAGTCCAGCCCTCAAGAGCATCCTCACCCATGTCTCGACCAAAGCCACTTTGCTTCACTCCCCCGAATGGAACATTGGGAGCAAGCATCGCCCACGCATTGACCGTCACTTGGCCCGACTCGAGTTCCTTGGTCACGCGATGGGCACGGTTCAGATTGCTGGTAAAGATGGCCGCACTGAGGCCGTGATGGGAGTTATTGGCTTTGAAGATGGCTTCTTCCTCCGTGGTAAACTTGGAAATACTCTGCAATTGGTGATCTGGTTAGTGTTCAAACCCCATATAGCATTACATGGGCGCTTGCTTACAGCAACAGGACCGAAGATCTCCTCTCGCATGATTGTTGCATCATCACCAACGTCCGCGAAAGCAGTATTTTCGACAAAGTATCCCGTATTACCGATCCGCTCACCACCGAATAGAAGCTTAGCTCCACATTCCTTTCCTTGACGGATGAAGTCGAGAATTTTCTCATGCTGCACACGACTAACCACCGGCCCCTTTGTAGTAGACGCATCTAAAGGATCACCGGCGACTGTCGGAGCGTCCATGGCAGCCTTTTTGTAAGCCTCGATAAATCGATCGTAAATAGAGGCCTGGACGTAGATGCGGGACCCAGCCGCACAGATTTGCCCATTGTTGGCTGTGATTCCAATGCGAGTCCAGAGAAGAGCGTTCTCAATATCGCAGTCGTCAAAGACAATCGATGGCCCTTTGCCGCCGAGTTCAAGACTGACCTTCTTGAGGTTGGTCCGGGATGCTGCTTGTAAAATCTTGCGGCCGGAAAGATCACTACCGGTGAATGCGATCTTGCGTACATCCATATGTTCCGACAGAGCTTGACCCGCGCTGGCACCCTCTCCAGCAACGATATTCACAACTCCAGGAGGAATGCCTGCCTCTTTCACCAGCTCGGCAAGCTTCTGGGCGTATAGTGGGGATAGCTCGGAAGGCTTGATGATCAAAACATTACCAGTGACCAGAGCAGGGGCCAGCTTCCAAATTGTAATCATGCTGAGAACGTGTGAGACGTCGTGAGGGGGTTGTAGGGGGGGTTTAGATTTTACGGGACAGCTTACAGTGGAGCATTCCAAGGCACGATCGCGCCACAAACACCCAAAGGCTCACGATGAGTATAGGCAATTCCGCCATCCATATCAAGTGTCTTGCCATCAATTTTTCCCGCCCAGCCTGCATAGTATCGCAAGCAGCCGACGGCCTGAGGGATGTTCATTCCAATGGAATCGGTATACAGCACGCCGGCATCGATGGCCTCCAGCGATGCTAGCTCTTCCGCATCGCGTTCGAGCAGATCTGCAAGTTTGAGCAACAGCTGGGATTTGACAGGTCCTGGAACGTTTCTCCATGTTTTGAAGGCTGACTTGGCGGACTCAACAGCTTTGTTGATATCATCCGGGCCTGCGGCGGAGATTCTTCCAAGTTGTGTGCCAGTCGAGGGATTTTCCACACCTAGCGTCTGGCCGGTCGATGAGGGGACGAATTCATTGTGGATAAAGAGTCCCGCCGGAACTGAGAGTGTTAGCAATAGTCCCATCTACGGCTAAGATGGACTGACTTGTAATTTGGCGGCCGTAAATGCCCGTAACAGTCAAACTTGAAGACATTATTGgtcaaagaaaaaaaatatttCGAAAGGCAGATTCGCAAAAATTTTCACGCTGCAGATGTGATGGATGACTTTTATATTTGACATCCTCGGAGTGTTCCGTCGTAGGCCCCACAATCCCTTACATATGCATCGAAACTATAACTGCTCCACCCCCCGTTGATTTCGAAGAACGGAAAGCATCTTCTGTGAGATTAATCGCCGGTTCTAAGTAAGCGAGGGTCTTGTTATTTCGGGGGTATAAGATGGACTTTTACATTCCATCACATTGGAGGGGAGTTTCAAACTGGTAGAACGTTGTAAAAAAGATGGGAGGGGTTAAGCCTGTGGATTCAGTCGCGTGGGCAGAAAACTCACTTTCAGCAGGAAAGTTTGTCAACCCGAGGGACTAAACCCAATTTGGTAGCCTTGGCGCTCTTAAAGTTGGGTgacgcaaaaaaaaaaagtgtcaACTTGGCCCACCGTGTACTTTGTATAAGATTTCTGCCAGATGAATTCTCTGAGATTTCCGAGGCTATTATGGCCTAGCTATCTTGCTAACTTTTACCCGAATAGAAACAAAACATCAAAAGTGTTAGACCAGATTTTCCATCGGTGGTTCAGATTTCTTGGGCGCCTTAGAGAATTAGCTGAGCGTTGAATAGGCGGTAGAGTCAGGATTCGAGCGATGTGGCTGGTGGGGTGTCAATACTTTTGCTGCGTCACTAAACAATGACGGTCCATTGGTTGTACGGAGTCGTTTCAGCACCTCTTTTCTGCCACTTACAATCTCATCCAAGACCGAGAAGTGTGAGGGGTATGACTATTTCCGTAGGCGGTGAGACCTTTTCTGAAGGAGGTAGGCAAGGAGTGCTGAAAACTTATGGCCCATCACTGTCCATGAAAACTTGGGAGCAAACTCtttgaaagagaagagaccGGGGtttgcaaaaaaaagggggggggggcgtcAGTTTGTACGGCGTTTGACTGTACAAAGATTTGTATGGGTAGATTTACCAACCCGCTTTCGTGCATGCATTGGTGCAAACCCTTTTCTGCGGCATTTAATTAGTAATGTTGCAGCACGACGCTAATAAGGTAGTACAGAGATATAACCATTTaacggagtactccgtgcatGGTTTGTGTATACTCTAGCACAAAACAGCCAATTCAATTTGTTAGAACTCATTTAACTTGTATACCAGCTACTTTAACAATTAATAGGCCCCTTGTAAGCGTCAGTGGGCTGCTTAACATCTAGAAAATTTGTCCCATGCGATAGGATGACACAGTGTTAATCTCGATCGCCTTCAAAGTGCGTAGGTTGAATCCCACTCATGTGCATCATTGTAATGTGCCAAAAGAGGGGACAATGCGTTGTTTGGACGATCTGACCCAGATCCTTGAGAACGAGGAGATCACATATGAGCCAGAACGGATGGATACCAGTGCGCTCCTGTTGTGGACAATCTACGGGGTTTATCTTCTAGGTTTAGGGAGTAACCAGAGTAGAAGATGATGCCAGAACCGGTTGAAGCGCAGGGAATTCTCCCGTAGATAAAACCTTCAAACAAAGCTTTCATCATAGCATCGTGTCCCATCCCGAACAGACCCATTCTAGATTTCCACCTCTTTTCGAAGATCGCAATGGAGTCGTGATTGCAGCGGCCGGGGATCAACGGCGTAAGACTCTATAATGAACTGGGTCCGGTTAACTTGTTGAATACTTGAATTATAAATCCTGGCGGTTGTGTCAAGTCTGCCTTGGATAGCCCCAAGACTGAACGGATAAACTCACCCTGATCTCCACTACTTAGCTTTCCAAAAGGCCCAGGCCAAGACCAGCAAGCCCTTGACACCAGCCGACAACCAGAGAATGGGAGCAACACCCCCGGTCACTTTCGTGATCCATCCGCCAACGATGGCGCCCACAAGGGTCAGCACAAACGCAATGACTCGCCGGTCGCGTTTGACATTCCTGATAAGAAACAACTGGGGGTCCGACATGAGATCGCAGAGAAGACTGGTAATCACCACGGTTGGGATTTCATTGTATCCCAACGCACGACTTGCTACGATCTGACCGGCAGACTGCATGCTGAGGAGAACGATCGGGACTTCCTGATTCCATGGCGGTGCCACCTGCGAACCTTTACCGGCTAGCGTACTAGAAACGGCACCCCCTTGAACCAGCCCAGCCGTAAGCAGGATTATACTGGCCTGCACTAGGAATGACAGCATCAATGTCACTCGTCGCCGAGCACCTAACACGCGATGTAATCGTGCGAACAGGAAGGATCCTAGGATGAAACATCCAATCGAGGTGAGCGAGCGCGCCCAGCCATATGGACGGAGGTTTTGGTGCGATGCACCCAGACCGACAAAGATGGTGTTTCCTACAAACCACTGTGGTTAGCCGACCCTGAGCTAGGATTGTGGACAGGGGAGGTTGTGATCCATACCTGTTTGCATAGACACAAAGGTGTTGTAGGCTGAACATGTTAGGGTGGGAGGTATCGCAGTTACGTAGACGGGATTTGGGCTTGTTCCTACCTCTGTAGATCGTGCTATCCACAAGTCCCGATGTCAAACAACAAGCGAACAGTAGGAGGTCCGCATGCTGTGGCTCGAGCTCAGCCTTCAGAGATGCTGCAAGTCCATCGAATGCACCTTTCTCATGGTCCATGCTGTATTTAATTAACTACAGGCAGAGAGAAATGAGGATGGAAAGCCAAAGAGACACCGGAACCATTGAAATTAAACACTACCGAAAGAGGCATTTTGCTTTTCCGCGGCGATTAAAGGACAGGGGAACAAATTATAGGATGTACCAGCATTTCCTTCCCCTCCCCCTGGTCAATCGCATCATCTCACCTAGTTGATGCACCCTAAGACGGGGCTAAGGGTCGTGGAAAACTCCGAAGCTCCGTGAAAATTTAAGGAATCTGCAAGACTCGAAGCGAGATGGTGGCAGCCACTATCACATGTCTTGCATAGTGCCCTTGGTATTTCTTGTTGGAGGGGCAGCAGACCAAGCCCATTTCCTACTAACTTAGTCCCCGATGCACGCCGAGAGTGCCAAGGATGACCCGGTGGATGCACGCTGGCCAGTTTCTTGGCGGCAAGTTTCCCCCTAAACTCCATCCGCAGGCAGGACTTGTGTCACTGTGGATTCTCAAGGAGGGGTTGATGTACGACCCGCTGTGCATTATCCCCAATCCTTGTGGCAGCCAAGCGTCTCAGGTTTACAGACACAGCCTCCCGATAGGATAATACCAGAAACGACAAGGCCAAGACGGACGGGACAATGGTGCATGTTGCTGCAGGGCATATTCAGCATTCAACTCTCCATCTCAGCCTTGAGTACGTCGACATCCAATTCTGCCATCACCCCAAGCACAACACCTAGACTCTCCATAAATCCATTGACAGAAACACGGAGCATTCGGTTGGTCGTCGCAATGTATGTAATCTTCAATACGGTTCTAGACTCATCAGGGTcctgtttttgttttttttcttgcgGCTGGGATGGTGCTTCGACCGCCGGAGCCTCGATGCTCAACGTTCGTCGCACGAGAGGGGATAGTTCAGCGTCAACTTCCAAAGTGCGTAGAGCGCATGATGCGAGGCGACTAGttgggagagggagagagattGTGCTGATTCAAATGGTGAGTATCACTTGGTCTATTCGGATCTTGGCTTTGGGGAACTAGTTTGTGGTGAGGGGAACGACTTACAGTGAGTAAGGAAACTCGGGATTGATTGGTTGTGTGAGAGCCATGATAAGCGTAATTGAGTTCGTAAGAGTGAAAGAGGATAGTCCTTGCGAATACTAAAGAGCGTCTTCCAAGCAACAGGGGTGGATGAGTTGTTGGGGTGAGGATGACTAGGTGGAAATTGGCGATGCCCAAGTGCACTTCGGAGTCCCAGAGGAGGAACTCCGGCCCTGGTGAGAACTGTGTGGCTGACTCAGCCCCACGGTGATAGCCCAACAAGGGAAGAGGTCCCCACTGACGTTCATTTACAACATACCCTTCACTTACCAACCCTGGCACTTTGTGTACACAAAGTACGAATTGCACTACAGTACGCGTTGATTCGCTACACAGCACCAAAATAGTATCTTATGCGTTTATTTGGGTGATGATCTCCCGGTCTGAAGAGCTTGGCGAACGAGGGTCTTTGTGGAACGGTGCATTCAGCCAAGAAACGGAACCCCTCTGGAGCCGTCGTGGTGAAGATCTCTCCGGCGAAAAGGGTGCAAAATGCATTGCAACACTTGACAATATGCAGTCATCTTGCCAAGATACACAGATAGATTAAATATCTctgtgaagcaagtcatcagGATCAATGTTGTGGGTCGATTCTCCCATCGCAAACCTATCCCAATCAACCTGGGAGGCCCAATGTAAACATGCAATATTTAGATCGTGATCTTTCATACGGAGATATATGTATGCAACACTATTCGGGCGTTTGAGTGATGGGAATAATCCGAACACCGGCTCCGCAACTAGCGCTGTTAATCTCGCGCATTTAGTCTTCTCTGAGGACTCACTCAGCTGAGGTCATCTAGAATCAGTACGACGCGAAGGAAGACAAGCCATCTGGATGTCTTGGCAGATGGTGGAATGTTACATCCCCAAGAAACTGAGGCTTGTGCCTGTGGTCAGATGCCTTTGTCCTCTACGAGTAGGTCGACAGTTCTCCTCTGAGACTGGCGTCTGCATCTAGCAAAATTGCTTGCGGGGTATAGAGCTAGGTAATATAAAGAGCAGCGTAGCCCTTGGACTGTAGTACAAGAATCCAACTATCCAAACAAGAAGACATCTCCCTTGCCAAAGTTCAAACAATGACGATCACAATCACTGTCGAGAAGGATGGATACTACGAGGTCAACGGGATCCGGCAGGAGCCTGTTGTCTCTCTTTATGTGATTCCTGCAGCTTCCAAGTTGCGCCGTATGCTGAAAGACACCAAAGAGCTCATCGTATGTCCTGGTGTGTATGATGGCCTTTCTGCTCGCATTGCCATGCAGGTCGGGTTCAAGGGACTGTACATGGTAAGAACTCTGATGTTGTCTAACGCTGCATCCACTGTACGCTGACGGTGTTTACAGACTGGTGCCGGGACTACCGCCTCACGCCTGGGAATGGCTGATCTCGGCCTGGCTCAGCTTCACGACATGAAGACCAACGCTGAAATGATTGCAAACCTGGATCCTTTTGGCCCTCCATTGATTGCAGACATGGATACTGGCTACGGAGGTTAGTGCTCCGCACTCCGAAGCAATAGGTTCCTATCGCTCGTTTGGAAAGACGTCTAACTTTCTTCCAGGCCCCTTGATGGTATCAAAGGCTGTTCAGCAATACATCCAGGCGGGCGTGGCTGGCTTCCATATTGAAGATCAGATCCAAAACAAGCGTTGCGGTCATCTCAATGGAAAGAAAGTCGTCAGCCTGGAGGAGTACCTCATGCGCATTCGTGCTGCCAAGTTGACCAAGGATCGCTTGCACTCGGATATTGTTCTGATTGCACGAACCGACGCACTTCAACAACATGGCTACGAGGAGTGCATCCGTCGACTCAAGGCTGCCAGGGATATTGGAGCGGATGTTGGACTTCTTGAGGGCTTTACTTCAAAGGAGCAAGCCCGACAGGCAGTCCAGGATCTGGCACCTTGGcctcttcttctcaacaTGGTGGAGAATGGGGCGAGTCCTCTCATTACCACCAAGGAGGCCGAGGAAATGGGCTTTAGAATTATGATCTTCTCATTCGCTACGATCACCCCCGCTTACATGGGCATCAAGGCCACTCTGGAGCGCCTCAAGGCAGATGGAGTAGTCGGTGTACCTGACGGACTAGGACCACGAACGATCTTCGAGGTCTGTGGGTTGATAGATTCCATGAAGGTTGACACAGAATCCGGAAATGATGGTTTTGCCGAGGGAGTCTAGTAACTTCGTGGGAACTAGTTTGGATATATGAATGTTTTGCATTGGAGAAGCAACGGAGTTTCTATAGCTAGATATTCAAATTGGAAGCAACGGTTTTAATATACAACTTCACATGGTTTTAAACCTCATCCAAGTTTGGGTCACCTTTGTGGGATTCCATCTCATCGCTCATTTCCACCGAAGGGGTCACTGGGGGAATCTTTTTAAcaatttctttttcaacaatAGACCATTCGCCCTTTTGAACGATCTTGTATAGACCAGGCCACAGGCTAGCCTGAACCAATCCATCCGAGCTCTCCTCCTCTTTGAGGGTGCGCATTTTCTCATCCCGGAACGGCAGCCCGTATTGGTAACTGCCCCAGAAGATGTATCTGTCTTCCTGACAGTCCAGTTTGTGCTTTAACTTGATGCAGCGTGCAATGATGTCGTGTAGTTGTTGCATTCGTTTCGGCCTGTCGGTAGTAGCGTAGCGACCGAAACAGGCTTCCACCTTCTCGATGATCAAGTTGCACTGTTCTTGTAAACTGGGGGTTCCCAATGACACGACAGCAGTGCTCATCGCGCATCGCCAATGCCGGGAGATCAGGTTAGAAACTTCCGAGGTTAGAGAAGAGTGACAGTGATGATTCTTTTCCGAGCGCTTACATTGTTTATCAATTTCGGAGTCCAGCTTAGAGAGATAATTCCCCCAAATTGGCTCGGTTCCTACCATAAATCGGTTCCAAAACGACCGATAGATCAGGGCGGCAATGTCGGATTGGATAATGTCCAATGTCGAAATATCAAGGATGTCTGGTCTTGGTGTAGCATCGTTTCTTTGATGAGTTGTTGGCTTTGCCGCAAAATGAGTAAACCTCCAGTATGCAAGATCGTTATAGAGTCGACACATCTCGCTTTTAGCTTCTTCAACTGAAAACTTCTCAACCCCAGCTTGCAGGCTTGCGATTTTGGTCATGAGGATTCGGTTCTCTTTTCTGGCGACTTCTGTTTCCCGAATGGCATTTTCGAGCAGCTCACCTCGTTGATGAGCCTGCTCCTCTGCAAGAAGCCGACCTTCCTGAAAGAACTCGACTTGTTTTTCTGCGACTCTGATTCGCTGTTTCGTCTGTTAGATAGAAACAAGTGTAGGGGAAACCTTCACCGACCTGACGGAGCCGCTCAACCTCATCACATGTAGCCTTCTTATCCATACAAGCTATGGAATTTAGTGGATTCCATTTATGACAAGAAAGAAACGAACCAACAGTTATTTGCCCCCATTTTGAGGATCGATCTGGGGAAGTTTCAGCACTCTTGTTCGCCTGCTCAGGCTCAGGGCTGTCGTCACGCCACAT
The nucleotide sequence above comes from Penicillium digitatum chromosome 1, complete sequence. Encoded proteins:
- a CDS encoding FAD linked oxidase, N-terminal, with translation MPEIKATALEALRSNLKAATIYTPESEGYKDVLVRWSDTGMKYAGVVVQPTEALDISATLLWAQQHSVDLAVKCGGHSVAGTSSSEGGLVIDLSRMNQVTVDTEQKTITAQGGATWKEVDETGAAHDLAAVGGTVNHTGVGGLTLGGGYGWLSGEYGLAIDNLLSATVVLADGRIVTASATENVDLFWGLRGAGYNFGVVADFTYQAHDQKDPVYSGLLGFAPDKLEGIIEALNESLANPDSRFGAICSLTMAPDGSGPMVIVIGFFNGPREEGQKKFARFTALEPVLNTLDMIPYSMVNALQNPVVTYGDRKSFKGIFYEPPLDPQFARVIFNDFIAKIESEPDLKASAIILEFFDMRKICQVPLTATAMASRNSTQNGIVFLRWTDSSKDLEHRAWAREAQSKWKVELDARTKDRGVDLDVPQYINYAEPGDSVVSNIYGVNLERLEEVKSKYDPKNVFHKMQPISKGASLGKKE
- a CDS encoding Aldehyde dehydrogenase, putative, with translation MSSSLTVTGIYGRQITIPAGLFIHNEFVPSSTGQTLGVENPSTGTQLGRISAAGPDDINKAVESAKSAFKTWRNVPGPVKSQLLLKLADLLERDAEELASLEAIDAGVLYTDSIGMNIPQAVGCLRYYAGWAGKIDGKTLDMDGGIAYTHREPLGVCGAIVPWNAPLMITIWKLAPALVTGNVLIIKPSELSPLYAQKLAELVKEAGIPPGVVNIVAGEGASAGQALSEHMDVRKIAFTGSDLSGRKILQAASRTNLKKVSLELGGKGPSIVFDDCDIENALLWTRIGITANNGQICAAGSRIYVQASIYDRFIEAYKKAAMDAPTVAGDPLDASTTKGPVVSRVQHEKILDFIRQGKECGAKLLFGGERIGNTGYFVENTAFADVGDDATIMREEIFGPVASISKFTTEEEAIFKANNSHHGLSAAIFTSNLNRAHRVTKELESGQVTVNAWAMLAPNVPFGGVKQSGFGRDMGEDALEGWTTVKAVKYHIASHL
- a CDS encoding DUF1275 domain protein produces the protein MDHEKGAFDGLAASLKAELEPQHADLLLFACCLTSGLVDSTIYRAYNTFVSMQTGNTIFVGLGASHQNLRPYGWARSLTSIGCFILGSFLFARLHRVLGARRRVTLMLSFLVQASIILLTAGLVQGGAVSSTLAGKGSQVAPPWNQEVPIVLLSMQSAGQIVASRALGYNEIPTVVITSLLCDLMSDPQLFLIRNVKRDRRVIAFVLTLVGAIVGGWITKVTGGVAPILWLSAVEIRFIIESYAVDPRPLQSRLHCDLRKEVEI
- a CDS encoding EKC/KEOPS complex, subunit Pcc1 codes for the protein MALTQPINPEFPYSLTISLPLPTSRLASCALRTLEVDAELSPLVRRTLSIEAPAVEAPSQPQEKKQKQDPDESRTVLKITYIATTNRMLRVSVNGFMESLGVVLGVMAELDVDVLKAEMES
- a CDS encoding oxaloacetate hydrolase: MTITITVEKDGYYEVNGIRQEPVVSLYVIPAASKLRRMLKDTKELIVCPGVYDGLSARIAMQVGFKGLYMTGAGTTASRLGMADLGLAQLHDMKTNAEMIANLDPFGPPLIADMDTGYGGPLMVSKAVQQYIQAGVAGFHIEDQIQNKRCGHLNGKKVVSLEEYLMRIRAAKLTKDRLHSDIVLIARTDALQQHGYEECIRRLKAARDIGADVGLLEGFTSKEQARQAVQDLAPWPLLLNMVENGASPLITTKEAEEMGFRIMIFSFATITPAYMGIKATLERLKADGVVGVPDGLGPRTIFEVCGLIDSMKVDTESGNDGFAEGV